In one window of Haloarcula halophila DNA:
- a CDS encoding MGH1-like glycoside hydrolase domain-containing protein has translation MDITLFADNGAWHGYALPSEDDTDRLGSFTGPLYIAQEYAWFLSEGFTQLSLVDKQTEKEVPLADAEADIESYPGLLEQEFTLEGLTVRLRLRFVTDRSALVTARIENTGDTPRQLMAKWSGSLLPNQFDAPSLTTGQNGVRVTFDRVRETWSYMTSGEERFEVTHDAPVTTTISEDSYTTTRQPPITLSPGDTEQLAWTESYTLTSEEAGPEADKTKQIRSHPDEYIGSVEQRWDRYLDSVSNNTVDTYEEVGIKAVETLIGNWRSPAGAVESDGMTPSISYKWFAGGFWAWDTWKQAVGTARFDPGLAEQLMWSMFDHQVTEESETRPQDAGMIQDLIAYNTPDNGGGNWNERNSKPPLAAWAAWEIYQQNKNVDFLEALYPKLVEYHNWWYRTRDHDGNGIAEYGATVHPSNDSEEAIVTAAAWESGMDNAPRFDDASVLENRDNGNLVGYSLDQESVDLNSYLYAEKQYLAEIADTIGQSARADMYRRAADDVRGYIQTHMFHEDTGFFYDITTDKTPLIEARGVGRAIEGAIPLWAGVATEEQAEAVVDVLTDESEFNTYLPFPTVARSAPEFHPQSYWRGNVWLDQAKFAIEGLERYGYSQVATELTKKLFHHGEGILGDRPIHENYNPLTGERLNSPNFSWSAASLLTLSQDFL, from the coding sequence ATGGACATCACGCTGTTCGCTGATAACGGCGCCTGGCATGGGTATGCGCTGCCAAGCGAAGACGACACGGACCGACTCGGATCGTTCACTGGCCCACTGTATATTGCCCAAGAGTACGCGTGGTTCCTCAGCGAAGGATTCACGCAACTCTCTCTGGTTGACAAGCAGACGGAGAAAGAGGTTCCATTAGCCGACGCAGAAGCGGATATCGAATCATATCCTGGTCTTCTCGAGCAAGAGTTCACACTGGAGGGACTGACTGTTCGACTTCGCCTCCGGTTCGTGACCGATCGCTCGGCGCTGGTAACAGCTAGGATTGAGAACACTGGCGACACTCCCCGGCAGCTGATGGCAAAGTGGAGCGGGTCACTTCTACCGAATCAGTTCGATGCCCCGTCGCTTACAACAGGACAGAATGGGGTCCGGGTGACTTTCGACCGCGTCCGCGAGACGTGGTCGTACATGACCAGCGGTGAAGAACGATTCGAGGTTACCCACGATGCACCGGTGACGACAACTATCTCTGAGGACAGTTACACAACGACCCGGCAACCACCAATCACTCTCTCCCCAGGCGATACGGAGCAGCTCGCTTGGACGGAGTCGTATACTCTGACCAGCGAAGAGGCGGGTCCAGAGGCCGATAAAACCAAACAAATTCGCTCTCATCCCGACGAGTATATCGGTAGTGTTGAACAACGGTGGGACCGATATCTCGATTCGGTTAGCAATAATACAGTAGACACCTACGAGGAAGTGGGTATCAAAGCGGTCGAGACGCTCATCGGAAACTGGCGGAGCCCGGCTGGAGCCGTCGAATCTGATGGGATGACCCCATCAATCTCGTATAAATGGTTCGCCGGCGGATTCTGGGCCTGGGATACGTGGAAACAAGCCGTCGGCACGGCCCGATTCGATCCTGGGCTGGCGGAACAACTCATGTGGTCGATGTTCGACCACCAGGTGACCGAAGAATCCGAGACGCGTCCGCAGGACGCGGGGATGATCCAGGACCTTATCGCGTACAATACACCCGACAACGGCGGTGGGAACTGGAACGAACGAAACTCAAAACCACCCCTTGCGGCGTGGGCCGCCTGGGAAATATACCAACAGAACAAGAATGTCGACTTCCTCGAAGCGCTGTATCCCAAGTTAGTAGAGTACCACAACTGGTGGTATCGGACGCGCGACCACGACGGAAACGGGATCGCCGAATATGGCGCAACTGTCCATCCATCGAACGACTCAGAAGAAGCAATCGTCACAGCAGCTGCCTGGGAAAGTGGGATGGACAATGCCCCACGGTTCGACGATGCGTCAGTGCTTGAAAACCGGGACAACGGTAACCTCGTGGGGTACTCGCTTGATCAGGAGTCTGTCGATCTTAACTCGTACCTTTACGCCGAGAAACAGTATCTCGCGGAAATCGCGGACACAATCGGACAATCTGCGAGAGCAGATATGTACCGACGCGCGGCCGATGACGTTCGAGGCTATATCCAGACACACATGTTCCACGAGGATACGGGCTTCTTCTATGACATCACGACCGACAAAACGCCACTGATCGAAGCACGTGGTGTCGGCCGCGCGATCGAGGGAGCCATTCCGCTCTGGGCAGGTGTCGCTACTGAGGAACAGGCTGAGGCAGTCGTCGACGTACTGACCGATGAGTCCGAGTTCAACACGTATCTCCCCTTCCCAACCGTGGCACGGTCAGCGCCTGAATTCCACCCGCAGTCCTACTGGCGAGGGAACGTTTGGCTGGACCAAGCGAAATTCGCTATCGAAGGGCTCGAGCGATATGGCTACAGCCAGGTCGCGACAGAGCTTACCAAAAAGCTGTTCCATCACGGTGAGGGCATCCTCGGGGATCGGCCTATCCACGAGAATTACAACCCGCTGACCGGTGAACGGCTGAACTCACCGAATTTTAGCTGGTCTGCGGCCTCGTTGCTGACCCTATCACAGGACTTCCTGTAA
- a CDS encoding TrmB family transcriptional regulator, translating into MDLDESDIIDTLSRIGLTEKEIQVYIEVVAAGATNATELASRTDVSQRYIYRLADNLDQLGLIEVDDHTSPKRIRARPPGDQLDDLVTDIESARDSLNDLYTSTEPAGEHLEILRSREATVSRVEQIIRDAETELIAALPVGVIRQLRDTLSETYYDCTFVALLISGDPAGVYDLDYAGFAQAVRFCEYQMPAFLVADRQQGVSTTPDLFGWERSEDRAVVFNNRNIGNVYASSFFGNYWTLGEEIALAWRARLPEQYDSFLRAVYDGTILYRSGEPHWITAEVVRRSDGQEETLSGCLSGVEQHLIEPHNSESGIENQLLLDSEDETYRLGSPTAYLTEYRTHQLRFERLEQTNLWEE; encoded by the coding sequence ATGGATCTTGACGAGTCTGACATCATCGACACGCTCTCTCGAATCGGCCTGACAGAAAAGGAGATCCAGGTGTATATTGAGGTCGTTGCTGCTGGTGCCACGAATGCAACCGAACTCGCATCGAGAACGGATGTGTCACAGCGGTACATCTACCGACTCGCAGATAACCTCGACCAGCTAGGGTTGATCGAAGTTGACGATCATACGTCGCCGAAACGAATTCGTGCACGACCACCGGGCGATCAGCTTGATGATCTCGTCACTGATATTGAATCCGCGCGAGATTCATTGAACGACCTGTACACATCGACGGAACCTGCTGGAGAACATCTCGAAATCCTCCGCTCACGGGAAGCTACCGTCAGCCGAGTTGAGCAAATCATTCGTGACGCAGAGACCGAATTAATTGCAGCGCTACCGGTTGGTGTTATCCGTCAACTCAGGGATACACTTTCAGAAACGTACTACGACTGTACATTCGTTGCATTGCTGATCTCCGGTGACCCAGCAGGGGTGTATGACCTCGATTACGCTGGCTTCGCACAGGCAGTACGCTTCTGTGAGTATCAAATGCCAGCGTTTCTCGTTGCTGATCGTCAACAGGGGGTCAGTACGACACCAGACCTGTTTGGCTGGGAGCGCAGTGAGGATCGCGCTGTCGTATTCAACAACCGAAATATTGGAAACGTCTACGCAAGCTCGTTCTTTGGGAACTACTGGACGTTAGGCGAAGAGATTGCGCTGGCATGGCGCGCTCGGCTCCCAGAACAGTATGATAGTTTTCTGAGGGCGGTATACGATGGGACGATTCTCTATCGGTCGGGTGAGCCACACTGGATTACAGCCGAAGTCGTGCGACGAAGTGATGGTCAAGAAGAGACACTCAGCGGCTGTCTATCCGGTGTCGAACAGCACTTGATCGAACCGCACAACAGTGAGAGTGGAATCGAGAATCAGCTCTTACTCGATAGTGAGGATGAAACGTATCGACTTGGAAGTCCCACGGCATACCTGACAGAGTATCGGACCCACCAACTTCGGTTCGAACGGTTAGAACAGACAAATTTGTGGGAAGAGTAA
- a CDS encoding glycoside hydrolase family 15 protein has protein sequence MGLRRSLDDYKQNRDTEDRFPGERRTQLGQFTGSERRLVHVSPDGSLRDYSYPLSGLHGISASRFGVQVDGRVTWFDANDGATQTAEGASFVETIHSFERFDIVQRDFTDTLSHVTVFELRGEAPDRLEIVGFVEFTPEGQEGRIGQLIHDGETVELYHNREHDYLGASTELEVTPQVLETFDEILADEPQSFPREDAAESYEGSRLTGGVSFRAELKNGRTTIVTTLSDIEEQPRSAGLEQVGNQIQHYSSSNSFTAKQRPEPLTDDTNRLVETDLTVLDLLSAPTGARIAGPDFDPHYQYSGGYGYTWFRDDGEISMFLLEAGERLGLDVAEQHRKSAQLYLRTQLADGRWPHRVWPMNGRLAPGWANGHLEGSETQYQADQTASVLIFLANYLSSHHGSLPEDTIRDIETALELGIEGMDLSLEADGLPTECENAWENMNGRFTHTAAKFLHAYSAIATTPLNTSVRDHATTQAEHIYNALKTMWCPDRGIYVLRLDEGELDVRVDSNTFSLIDAHLAYEDVGDVSDERRRRLGTHLETAFDCLWTETDSIQGLVRFEDDTWRRRDQSSEKVWTVSTGWGAYAAEKAIRLGVSDHGFDPTVWSDRLFTEIDLSGSLCLRSGYLPEQFFDSGKPDSATPLGWSHAIRLATYAARSTREAKAESGQTSSNY, from the coding sequence ATGGGACTCCGACGGTCACTTGATGACTACAAGCAAAACAGAGACACAGAGGACCGATTTCCTGGTGAGCGGCGCACGCAATTGGGACAGTTTACTGGATCGGAACGGCGACTCGTCCACGTTAGTCCGGATGGGTCACTGCGAGACTATTCGTATCCACTCTCCGGGCTCCACGGAATCTCTGCATCCCGGTTCGGTGTTCAGGTCGACGGGAGAGTCACATGGTTTGATGCCAACGACGGAGCAACACAGACAGCCGAAGGAGCTTCGTTCGTCGAGACGATCCACAGTTTCGAGCGGTTCGATATTGTACAGCGCGATTTCACCGATACTCTCTCACACGTAACCGTGTTCGAACTCCGAGGTGAGGCCCCTGACCGACTCGAAATCGTCGGATTCGTCGAATTCACCCCGGAGGGACAGGAAGGGCGAATCGGACAGTTGATTCACGACGGCGAGACTGTGGAACTGTATCATAACAGAGAACACGACTATCTCGGCGCGTCGACGGAACTGGAAGTTACACCACAGGTGTTAGAGACATTCGACGAGATTCTGGCCGACGAACCACAGTCGTTCCCACGAGAGGATGCTGCCGAGAGCTATGAGGGAAGCCGTCTTACAGGGGGTGTGAGTTTCCGTGCCGAACTCAAAAATGGACGGACGACCATCGTTACGACACTGTCGGACATCGAAGAACAACCACGGTCGGCCGGCCTCGAACAGGTCGGTAACCAGATACAGCATTATAGCTCCTCGAATTCGTTTACTGCCAAACAACGACCAGAACCGCTTACCGATGATACGAACCGGCTTGTCGAAACGGATCTAACTGTCCTCGATCTCCTTTCGGCACCGACGGGTGCTCGGATAGCAGGTCCCGATTTCGATCCACATTACCAGTACTCCGGCGGGTACGGGTACACATGGTTTCGGGACGACGGAGAGATCTCGATGTTCCTGTTGGAGGCTGGCGAGAGACTTGGCCTCGATGTGGCGGAACAACACCGGAAGAGCGCCCAGTTGTATCTCCGGACGCAGCTGGCTGATGGGCGGTGGCCCCATCGTGTGTGGCCAATGAATGGCCGCCTGGCACCTGGATGGGCAAACGGCCACCTCGAGGGATCTGAAACGCAATATCAAGCTGACCAGACAGCGAGTGTCCTTATTTTCCTCGCGAACTACCTCTCTTCACACCACGGATCACTCCCTGAAGACACGATTCGAGATATCGAAACGGCCTTGGAGTTGGGGATAGAAGGGATGGACCTCTCGCTGGAGGCAGATGGGTTACCGACTGAATGCGAAAACGCTTGGGAGAATATGAATGGTCGGTTTACTCATACAGCTGCGAAATTTCTGCATGCCTATAGCGCAATTGCGACCACACCACTAAATACGTCGGTCCGAGACCACGCTACAACGCAGGCTGAACACATTTATAATGCCCTCAAGACGATGTGGTGTCCCGACCGGGGCATCTACGTGCTTCGACTGGATGAAGGCGAACTGGACGTGCGAGTCGACAGTAACACGTTTTCGTTGATCGACGCACATCTAGCCTACGAAGACGTAGGTGATGTCAGTGACGAGCGACGCCGTCGGCTCGGCACTCACCTCGAAACAGCGTTTGACTGTCTTTGGACGGAGACAGATAGCATCCAAGGGTTAGTGCGGTTCGAAGACGATACGTGGCGGCGACGCGACCAGTCGAGTGAGAAAGTGTGGACCGTCTCGACTGGTTGGGGCGCGTATGCCGCTGAAAAGGCTATCCGACTGGGAGTATCGGACCACGGATTTGACCCTACAGTATGGTCAGATAGACTGTTCACTGAGATCGACCTCTCCGGGTCGCTTTGTCTCCGCTCTGGATACCTGCCCGAACAGTTCTTTGACTCTGGTAAGCCAGACAGCGCAACGCCACTTGGCTGGTCTCACGCGATCCGCCTCGCAACGTATGCGGCACGGAGTACTCGGGAAGCGAAAGCCGAATCGGGGCAAACGTCAAGTAACTACTGA
- a CDS encoding PAS domain-containing sensor histidine kinase, with amino-acid sequence MEADLHRELVEESSDIATIIDSDGTITYVSPSVTRTLGYEPEELVGEVGYEYQHPDDRDAVADAIETIQTNPDDVQVIETRFRRADGSWCWIEATLQNRFDDPDISGILVNSRDISERKRQEGQFRGLAKEYKTLLETVEDSIFFLTVESEDTESVFRFERLNRAYEEQTGITTGEVRGKTPTDVFGEEIGAELQANYRRCVQARESISYEEELPVETGARFWQTVLTPVITNGEVTQIIGITRNVTERVKQERQLRSQKEQLDEFASVVSHDLRNPLTVAQGRTELLANDCNSEHLAPIVESLDRMEEIISDTLTLARQGQVVSDPEPIALVNIVGKCWKNVRTDEATIEIADKVTITGDRSRLQHVFENLFRNALEHGGPAVTVRVGQIDDSGFYVEDTGPGIPEETREDVFDPGHTSASDGTGFGLTIVKRIAEAHGWQVAVVDGVDDGARFEFTDVNLDQ; translated from the coding sequence ATGGAAGCGGACTTGCATCGGGAGCTCGTCGAAGAATCCTCGGACATTGCGACGATCATCGATTCGGATGGAACGATTACGTACGTGAGCCCCTCAGTCACTCGGACGCTCGGATACGAGCCCGAGGAGTTGGTCGGAGAGGTCGGCTACGAGTATCAACATCCCGACGACCGTGATGCCGTTGCCGATGCTATCGAGACCATTCAGACGAACCCTGATGACGTCCAGGTGATCGAGACGCGGTTTCGTCGTGCCGACGGCTCGTGGTGTTGGATCGAGGCAACGCTGCAAAATCGATTCGACGATCCGGACATCAGCGGGATCCTCGTGAATAGCCGTGACATCTCCGAGCGGAAACGACAGGAAGGACAGTTTCGGGGGCTCGCCAAAGAGTACAAAACACTCCTTGAGACTGTCGAGGATAGTATTTTCTTCCTGACCGTCGAGTCAGAGGATACGGAGTCCGTGTTTCGCTTCGAGCGCCTGAACCGGGCCTACGAGGAACAGACTGGGATTACAACCGGTGAGGTCCGTGGAAAGACCCCAACCGACGTGTTCGGTGAGGAGATCGGAGCAGAGCTCCAGGCTAACTACCGCCGGTGTGTCCAAGCCCGTGAATCGATTTCGTACGAGGAGGAACTCCCCGTCGAGACGGGCGCACGGTTCTGGCAGACGGTTCTCACGCCAGTTATCACGAACGGGGAGGTGACCCAGATCATCGGGATCACACGGAACGTCACCGAGCGGGTCAAACAGGAACGACAACTCCGGAGCCAGAAGGAGCAACTTGACGAGTTCGCAAGCGTGGTGTCCCACGATTTGCGCAATCCCCTCACCGTCGCACAGGGCCGGACAGAACTGCTCGCCAACGACTGCAATAGCGAGCATCTTGCCCCGATAGTCGAGTCGCTTGATCGGATGGAAGAAATCATCTCCGATACACTTACACTCGCCAGACAGGGCCAAGTCGTCTCAGACCCCGAACCGATAGCGTTAGTCAATATAGTCGGTAAGTGCTGGAAAAACGTCCGAACAGACGAGGCAACCATCGAGATCGCGGACAAGGTCACGATCACTGGTGACCGAAGTCGACTCCAGCACGTCTTCGAGAACCTCTTTCGGAACGCACTCGAACACGGCGGGCCAGCCGTGACCGTTCGCGTCGGCCAAATCGACGACAGCGGATTTTACGTCGAAGACACCGGCCCGGGGATCCCCGAAGAGACCCGTGAGGATGTGTTTGACCCCGGACACACTTCGGCAAGCGACGGGACGGGGTTTGGGTTGACGATTGTCAAACGGATCGCCGAGGCCCACGGTTGGCAGGTTGCGGTCGTCGATGGGGTTGACGACGGAGCCCGGTTTGAGTTTACCGACGTCAATCTTGATCAGTGA
- a CDS encoding TrmB family transcriptional regulator, producing the protein MVEDNIVDELTRFGLSEKEALAYVSVLQNGSTTMRVVSEETDISKSYAYDIVGKLEERELIEIDDHVQPTQLRAIPPSEGIENLVSQLHSIETQLDDLFDSESYEQQKFSIIKSRRTILTQLVDLIDSATDEIVLALPASVLHRVEDSLRDAQERGVFCMLLVTEYDDEVEISDSIANVVQTWDAPAPVTLTIDRSDGIVSSADAVLNSNSDEYAIYHAEEQIVSSLFDSFIANYWLMGEQRHAAQKGSLPATFTSFRPAVFEAALYLMDEQPLTAEMEVRPTQSDDSFEIVEGTIVEVKQSIVRPFSNEFPTQESFVVETPDGTFTVGGAKAFIEDFEARNITLKREPDR; encoded by the coding sequence ATGGTGGAGGACAACATTGTCGACGAACTCACTCGCTTCGGTCTATCGGAGAAGGAAGCACTCGCTTACGTCTCGGTCCTCCAGAACGGGTCGACGACGATGCGTGTGGTCTCTGAAGAGACAGATATCTCGAAGAGTTACGCGTACGATATTGTCGGAAAACTAGAGGAACGTGAGCTCATTGAAATCGACGATCACGTCCAACCGACACAGCTACGGGCGATCCCTCCCTCGGAAGGCATCGAAAACCTTGTTTCACAGTTGCACAGCATCGAGACGCAATTAGATGACCTATTCGATTCAGAGAGCTACGAACAACAAAAGTTCAGTATCATCAAATCACGTCGAACGATACTCACGCAACTCGTTGATCTAATCGACTCCGCGACCGACGAAATTGTTCTTGCGCTTCCTGCCTCGGTACTCCATCGGGTTGAGGACTCCCTTCGGGACGCACAGGAACGTGGCGTCTTCTGTATGCTGTTGGTGACTGAATATGATGATGAGGTCGAAATTAGCGATTCGATAGCAAACGTGGTACAGACGTGGGACGCACCTGCACCAGTCACCCTCACTATCGACCGATCAGATGGCATCGTCTCGTCAGCTGATGCCGTATTGAACTCGAATTCGGACGAGTACGCGATATACCATGCGGAAGAACAGATCGTTTCCTCGCTGTTCGACTCGTTTATCGCGAATTACTGGCTGATGGGAGAGCAGCGACACGCTGCACAGAAGGGATCGCTGCCGGCAACGTTCACCAGTTTCCGTCCTGCGGTGTTCGAAGCGGCGCTGTACTTGATGGATGAACAGCCACTTACTGCTGAAATGGAGGTTCGGCCGACACAAAGTGACGACTCCTTCGAGATAGTTGAGGGAACCATCGTGGAGGTAAAACAGAGCATCGTGCGGCCATTCTCGAACGAGTTCCCGACACAGGAATCGTTCGTCGTCGAAACGCCGGACGGTACGTTCACCGTTGGGGGTGCCAAGGCGTTTATTGAGGACTTCGAAGCACGGAACATCACGTTGAAACGAGAGCCTGATAGGTGA
- a CDS encoding type IV pilin N-terminal domain-containing protein — MNKDLGPVEPNRAVSPVISVILMVAIAVILTATISIFVLGFTEDLNDTAPVVGQTSGEFEPGSGSDEQIVRITHVAGDRVNVENIEIIVQASGPSLDANARLVNLPADSHFSNAIDSTNVQGDDIIDTSNGAPNQVIVPADPNTWTAGDTIQFRIKVGGADFREPPDRTGPEADELKITIVYTDTESSAILFEETFRP; from the coding sequence ATGAATAAGGATCTTGGACCTGTGGAACCGAACCGAGCTGTCTCACCTGTTATTTCGGTTATTTTGATGGTCGCAATTGCAGTCATACTAACCGCAACTATCTCGATATTCGTTCTTGGATTCACAGAAGACCTCAACGACACTGCGCCAGTTGTAGGACAAACGAGCGGTGAATTTGAACCCGGTAGTGGTTCTGATGAGCAGATTGTTCGAATTACCCATGTTGCAGGCGATAGGGTGAACGTTGAGAATATTGAGATTATCGTTCAGGCATCTGGTCCAAGTCTTGATGCCAACGCACGATTGGTCAATTTACCCGCTGATAGCCACTTCTCGAATGCTATTGACTCCACAAATGTTCAAGGCGACGATATAATCGATACCAGTAACGGAGCACCGAACCAAGTTATCGTTCCTGCAGATCCAAATACATGGACTGCGGGGGATACAATACAATTCCGAATAAAGGTTGGTGGAGCCGATTTCCGTGAACCACCGGACAGAACAGGGCCAGAAGCTGATGAACTTAAAATCACTATTGTCTATACTGATACCGAGTCAAGTGCTATCCTGTTTGAGGAAACGTTTAGACCATAA
- a CDS encoding extracellular solute-binding protein — protein sequence MSEYSKTDGKRSSISRRRFVTGVGVSGIAGLAGCASSSNDGDGNANDNGTQAGDAGNSGSTTVSWGFDATVVQDHADQVRDALHDEGGLSDDIQIEFEQGQPDSGKRRANYNRLLGSQETKPDLFMMDNGWVNIFIQRGQLANLSELLTEEMLSTIDEEYFSGFTETAIDPSSGDLFGVPLYPDYPTMLYRKDLVEQAGYSPESENWATEPMTWEEWSNVAADTVDAMDVEYGFTTQWDIYEGTACCTFNEVLSSWGGAYFGGRENLFGPVGDRPVTVDSQPVIDSLNMMRKFVHDEDFDKLQGYGGGFTPTEILGWIEDGSLAPFLDGNALFHRNWPYAINQAASEFGDDLGTMPIPYAVSESNAEFPGTGGTTSALGGWHITVNPYSEKLDAVTQVIEATMSEAFQLFLLEMEGWLPPRGSLFNSSEAANIDPMGNYMETLRVAGENTMARPVTSVWSDQSSNISQQANRAVNQDVSSAEAMATLQSRLKQTESST from the coding sequence ATGTCAGAATACTCGAAAACGGATGGAAAGCGAAGCAGCATCTCGCGGCGACGGTTCGTCACGGGAGTTGGCGTCTCGGGGATTGCTGGTCTCGCAGGCTGTGCGAGTTCCTCGAACGATGGTGATGGCAACGCGAACGATAACGGAACACAGGCCGGTGATGCCGGGAACAGCGGATCAACGACCGTCTCGTGGGGTTTCGATGCGACGGTGGTCCAGGACCACGCTGATCAGGTTCGTGACGCACTTCATGACGAGGGTGGGCTTTCAGACGATATCCAAATCGAGTTCGAACAGGGCCAACCCGATAGCGGCAAGCGACGGGCCAACTACAACCGGCTTCTGGGCTCACAGGAGACCAAACCTGACCTGTTCATGATGGACAACGGGTGGGTGAACATCTTCATCCAGAGGGGCCAACTTGCCAACCTCTCGGAGCTCCTGACCGAGGAGATGCTCTCGACGATCGACGAGGAGTATTTCAGTGGCTTCACCGAGACAGCTATTGACCCGTCGAGTGGCGACCTCTTTGGCGTGCCACTCTACCCCGATTACCCGACGATGCTGTACCGAAAGGACCTCGTCGAGCAAGCCGGCTACAGCCCCGAGTCGGAGAATTGGGCCACAGAGCCGATGACCTGGGAGGAGTGGTCGAACGTCGCGGCGGACACGGTTGACGCGATGGATGTCGAGTACGGCTTTACGACCCAGTGGGATATCTACGAGGGAACCGCCTGCTGTACGTTCAACGAAGTCCTGTCTTCGTGGGGTGGCGCCTACTTCGGCGGTCGCGAGAACCTCTTTGGCCCGGTTGGCGACCGGCCCGTCACCGTCGATTCCCAGCCGGTTATCGATTCGCTGAACATGATGCGGAAGTTCGTTCACGACGAGGACTTCGACAAACTCCAAGGGTACGGCGGCGGGTTCACCCCGACGGAGATCCTCGGGTGGATTGAGGACGGATCGCTTGCCCCGTTCCTCGACGGGAACGCGCTCTTCCACCGGAACTGGCCATACGCCATCAATCAGGCCGCCTCGGAGTTCGGCGACGACCTTGGAACGATGCCGATTCCCTACGCGGTCTCGGAAAGCAACGCGGAGTTCCCGGGTACTGGAGGGACGACGTCCGCACTGGGTGGTTGGCACATTACTGTCAACCCTTACAGCGAGAAACTCGATGCAGTCACTCAGGTTATCGAGGCGACGATGAGCGAAGCGTTCCAACTGTTCCTATTAGAAATGGAGGGATGGCTGCCGCCACGGGGAAGCCTGTTCAACTCCAGCGAAGCGGCGAACATCGATCCGATGGGCAATTACATGGAGACGCTCCGCGTGGCCGGTGAGAACACGATGGCTCGCCCTGTCACATCGGTCTGGAGCGATCAATCCAGCAATATTTCCCAGCAAGCCAACCGCGCGGTCAATCAGGATGTATCCTCCGCAGAAGCGATGGCCACTCTCCAGTCCCGGCTGAAGCAAACTGAGAGCAGCACCTGA
- a CDS encoding carbohydrate ABC transporter permease, translating into MENLSDTQYAYLLLVPVFVLLGIVALYPLLRTFELSLFRLSTDFSSTTFVGVGNYVELFTGELDRYLPGGTSFLPTELTLTGMLNSALVVTIVFAVVSVLFETLIGLGQALILNQDFYGRRWIRAAIIIPWAVPVVIQGMIFFLMFNSNIGFATPFLADLGLLAPTNTLNDTASAVFIIIVADIWKTSAFMALLILAGLQSIDRGLYNVAKVAGATKWQQFKYITFPLILPTIGIAVLFRSVQAMRVYGIIDTVSSCTVVPSLSCMVVATFTTREGVSASIAFVTAAIIGIVVMGIILWQGEDAI; encoded by the coding sequence ATGGAGAACTTGAGCGACACCCAATATGCGTATCTGTTACTGGTCCCAGTGTTCGTCCTGTTGGGTATCGTCGCGCTGTACCCACTGCTCAGGACCTTCGAGCTGTCGCTGTTCCGTCTCTCGACGGACTTCTCCTCGACGACCTTCGTGGGAGTCGGGAACTACGTCGAGCTGTTCACCGGTGAGCTGGATCGGTACCTCCCCGGTGGGACCTCCTTCCTCCCGACCGAGCTAACACTGACCGGGATGCTCAACAGCGCCCTGGTCGTCACGATCGTCTTCGCCGTGGTGAGCGTCCTCTTCGAGACCCTGATCGGGCTGGGACAGGCGCTCATCCTCAATCAGGACTTCTACGGGCGTCGGTGGATCCGCGCGGCCATCATCATCCCGTGGGCAGTCCCGGTCGTTATCCAGGGGATGATCTTCTTCCTGATGTTCAACTCCAACATCGGGTTCGCGACGCCGTTCCTCGCGGATCTTGGGTTATTAGCGCCGACGAACACGCTCAACGACACCGCCAGTGCAGTGTTTATCATCATCGTCGCTGACATCTGGAAGACCTCGGCGTTCATGGCGCTATTGATACTCGCCGGGCTCCAGAGCATCGACCGCGGCCTCTACAACGTCGCGAAGGTCGCGGGCGCGACCAAGTGGCAGCAGTTCAAGTACATCACCTTCCCGCTGATCCTGCCCACCATCGGGATCGCCGTACTGTTCCGCTCCGTGCAGGCGATGCGGGTCTACGGTATCATCGACACCGTGTCGAGTTGTACCGTCGTTCCGTCGCTGTCCTGTATGGTCGTGGCAACGTTCACGACGCGTGAGGGCGTGTCCGCCTCCATCGCGTTCGTCACTGCGGCGATCATCGGAATCGTGGTGATGGGAATTATCCTCTGGCAAGGGGAGGACGCGATCTAA